From a single Pseudorasbora parva isolate DD20220531a chromosome 15, ASM2467924v1, whole genome shotgun sequence genomic region:
- the LOC137041291 gene encoding sodium-dependent glucose transporter 1-like isoform X1 produces MTPAEAARKKKHVRFARMEEGIDHEEDTLFDKRKDIKEGLKSALKGGKGLLNRGFDQVNVILPGRSQSNTGTCWRWLVSLVLCASFLGLGMAISVLGPTFEDLAINVNKNISNLSYIFVSRASGYIGGSLLGGILFDCVNPHLLLGFSMLITALGMSGTPFCKKAWLLTVLMSGVGVSMGILDTGGNVLILNTWGEQAGPHLQALHFSFAAGAFASPIIAKLLFGYRSNNVSINILPFANPKSTPLPSMWAYIVIGAFVLLVSLFFFILYSCSSPNSNRAKTPSGKQLFSKHHNALIFLLSVFFFFYVGSEVAYGSFIFTYSKDYAHMESAQAAELNSLFWGMFAAGRGLAIFFATCLHPGTLILLSLVGTTVSSLLLCLFSKNVPMLWTCTGLYGVSMSTTFPSGISWVEQYTTVTGRSASVFVVGAALGEMVLPALLGFLLGRVQNQPLLMYLALCTSTFTSILFPVLYKLASPGGDATLRKTSGRCTKDADYSEYCQALLDNVEEEEQENESEADQRNADFEVIEMDDATLLCSPSKASVPPDVAASALAAQSMAAPLSAAPSSDTTTLSNTPQTLPDANS; encoded by the exons ATGACACCTGCTGAAGCAGCACGGAAGAAAAAACACGTACGGTTTGCCAGGATGGAAGAGGGCATTGACCACGAAGAGGATACGCTTTTCGACAAGCGTAAAGACATTAAGGAAGGGCTGAAAAGTGCTCTAAAGGGGGGTAAAGGGTTGCTGAACCGTGGGTTCGATCAAGTTAATGTAATTCTCCCCGGACGGAGCCAGAGCAATACTGGGACATGCTGGCGATGGCTGGTCAGCCTTGTGCTTTGCGCATCGTTTCTCGGACTG GGAATGGCTATCTCCGTATTGGGCCCTACCTTTGAAGACCTGGCTATCAATGTCAACAAGAACATCAGTAATTTATCCTATATATTTGTGAGTCGTGCATCAGGATACATTGGAGGCTCCCTGTTAGGAGGGATCCTTTTTGACTGTGTGAACCCCCATCTGCTTTTGG GCTTCTCAATGTTAATCACAGCGCTTGGGATGTCTGGCACTCCCTTCTGTAAAAAGGCTTGGCTGCTCACTGTTTTGATGTCCGGTGTGGGGGTTTCAATGGGAATTTTAGATACAG GTGGTAATGTTCTCATACTGAACACATGGGGAGAGCAGGCTGGGCCTCATCTACAGGCTCTGCACTTTAGCTTTGCTGCTGGAGCCTTTGCCTCCCCAATCATAGCCAAGCTGCTGTTCGGCTACCGTTCCAACAATGTCTCCATTAACATCTTACCATTTGCCAATCCAAAGAGCACTCCTTTACCATCTATGTGGGCCTACATCGTGATAGGCGCTTTTGTTTTACTTGTGTCACTCTTCTTTTTTATCCTGTACTCCTGCAGTTCCCCCAACTCAAATAGGGCCAAGACGCCCTCAGGGAAGCAGTTGTTCTCCAAACATCACAACGCACTCATATTCTTGTTGTCtgtgttcttcttcttctacgtTGGAAGCGAGGTGGCGTATGGTTCATTTATATTTACCTATAGCAAGGACTATGCTCATATGGAATCAGCTCAAGCGGCAGAACTGAATTCACTGTTCTGGGGGATGTTTGCAGCTGGTCGTGGTCTGGCCATATTCTTTGCGACTTGCCTCCACCCAGGCACCCTGATCCTGCTGAGTCTAGTGGGCACCACAGTTTCCTCACTCCTGCTGTGTCTTTTTAGCAAAAATGTCCCTATGCTCTGGACTTGCACTGGCCTGTATGGTGTCTCTATGTCTACCACCTTTCCCAGTGGGATTTCATGGGTTGAACAGTACACAACTGTGACAGGGCGCTCAGCTTCAGTGTTTGTGGTGGGTGCAGCTCTTGGAGAAATGGTTCTGCCAGCTCTGTTGGGCTTCTTACTAGGGAGGGTGCAGAATCAGCCATTGCTGATGTACTTGGCACTTTGCACATCCACCTTCACTTCTATCCTGTTCCCTGTCTTGTACAAACTAGCATCACCAGGGGGGGATGCCACCTTACGGAAAACGTCAGGGAGATGCACCAAGGATGCGGATTACAGCGAGTATTGCCAAGCACTGCTGGACAATGTGGAAGAAGAGGAGCAAGAAAATGAAAGTGAAGCTGACCAGCGGAATGCTGACTTTGAGGTGATAGAGATGGATGATGCCACCCTGTTGTGCTCTCCTTCTAAAGCCTCAGTGCCACCTGATGTTGCAGCCAGTGCTCTTGCTGCCCAATCAATGGCCGCCCCATTATCAGCAGCACCCTCAAGTGACACCACAACTCTGTCTAACACTCCACAGACTCTCCCAGACGCAAACTCTTAA
- the LOC137041291 gene encoding sodium-dependent glucose transporter 1-like isoform X2 produces the protein MTAPSDEEKPRPSFSMLITALGMSGTPFCKKAWLLTVLMSGVGVSMGILDTGGNVLILNTWGEQAGPHLQALHFSFAAGAFASPIIAKLLFGYRSNNVSINILPFANPKSTPLPSMWAYIVIGAFVLLVSLFFFILYSCSSPNSNRAKTPSGKQLFSKHHNALIFLLSVFFFFYVGSEVAYGSFIFTYSKDYAHMESAQAAELNSLFWGMFAAGRGLAIFFATCLHPGTLILLSLVGTTVSSLLLCLFSKNVPMLWTCTGLYGVSMSTTFPSGISWVEQYTTVTGRSASVFVVGAALGEMVLPALLGFLLGRVQNQPLLMYLALCTSTFTSILFPVLYKLASPGGDATLRKTSGRCTKDADYSEYCQALLDNVEEEEQENESEADQRNADFEVIEMDDATLLCSPSKASVPPDVAASALAAQSMAAPLSAAPSSDTTTLSNTPQTLPDANS, from the exons ATGACCGCACCCAGCGATGAGGAGAAACCACGACCAA GCTTCTCAATGTTAATCACAGCGCTTGGGATGTCTGGCACTCCCTTCTGTAAAAAGGCTTGGCTGCTCACTGTTTTGATGTCCGGTGTGGGGGTTTCAATGGGAATTTTAGATACAG GTGGTAATGTTCTCATACTGAACACATGGGGAGAGCAGGCTGGGCCTCATCTACAGGCTCTGCACTTTAGCTTTGCTGCTGGAGCCTTTGCCTCCCCAATCATAGCCAAGCTGCTGTTCGGCTACCGTTCCAACAATGTCTCCATTAACATCTTACCATTTGCCAATCCAAAGAGCACTCCTTTACCATCTATGTGGGCCTACATCGTGATAGGCGCTTTTGTTTTACTTGTGTCACTCTTCTTTTTTATCCTGTACTCCTGCAGTTCCCCCAACTCAAATAGGGCCAAGACGCCCTCAGGGAAGCAGTTGTTCTCCAAACATCACAACGCACTCATATTCTTGTTGTCtgtgttcttcttcttctacgtTGGAAGCGAGGTGGCGTATGGTTCATTTATATTTACCTATAGCAAGGACTATGCTCATATGGAATCAGCTCAAGCGGCAGAACTGAATTCACTGTTCTGGGGGATGTTTGCAGCTGGTCGTGGTCTGGCCATATTCTTTGCGACTTGCCTCCACCCAGGCACCCTGATCCTGCTGAGTCTAGTGGGCACCACAGTTTCCTCACTCCTGCTGTGTCTTTTTAGCAAAAATGTCCCTATGCTCTGGACTTGCACTGGCCTGTATGGTGTCTCTATGTCTACCACCTTTCCCAGTGGGATTTCATGGGTTGAACAGTACACAACTGTGACAGGGCGCTCAGCTTCAGTGTTTGTGGTGGGTGCAGCTCTTGGAGAAATGGTTCTGCCAGCTCTGTTGGGCTTCTTACTAGGGAGGGTGCAGAATCAGCCATTGCTGATGTACTTGGCACTTTGCACATCCACCTTCACTTCTATCCTGTTCCCTGTCTTGTACAAACTAGCATCACCAGGGGGGGATGCCACCTTACGGAAAACGTCAGGGAGATGCACCAAGGATGCGGATTACAGCGAGTATTGCCAAGCACTGCTGGACAATGTGGAAGAAGAGGAGCAAGAAAATGAAAGTGAAGCTGACCAGCGGAATGCTGACTTTGAGGTGATAGAGATGGATGATGCCACCCTGTTGTGCTCTCCTTCTAAAGCCTCAGTGCCACCTGATGTTGCAGCCAGTGCTCTTGCTGCCCAATCAATGGCCGCCCCATTATCAGCAGCACCCTCAAGTGACACCACAACTCTGTCTAACACTCCACAGACTCTCCCAGACGCAAACTCTTAA